A region of Myxococcus stipitatus DSM 14675 DNA encodes the following proteins:
- a CDS encoding OPT/YSL family transporter, producing the protein MSEPAASPVTPRAGVAHVETVPRAHPAEGGEPRESTARALGMGGVIGALLAVTNVSMGLKLGWWESGSVMAAVLGFGGMAAVSRARGSPYTPLENNLTQVTAVSVGAMPAAAGLLGPLPALMLLGMDVPGVAVAAWSVALGILGVLAAHLLRRRLMEEEALPFPTGIATAELITAMHASEPRANKGRGVWLVVAGVVATGVTVLRDILQRLPGMVAVPGSVGGVPAASLAWGVAWSPMLVAVGMMAGLHLGLSMLLGALVAWGGLSPWLVSTGVVKEAGYDSLLSWLTWPGVGLLVGSALVSLLAQARDFRSAARDLRSLGRGELLPRWAWGWGAGAALLSLGLGVAVFGLSVSQVLLSLALLLPLCAVCARGAGQVDVSPVTQVGQLSQVAAGVALPGSVASNIGVGGLVSGAAAQTGVSLWALKAGHLLGASSRRMLAAQLLGVLVGSLVSVPAYLLLTRAYGLGSQALPAPFSHQFRAVAELAARGLEGMPAHAALAGAVAAGVGALLTLLARGRMARWVPSPVAMGIGFILPAYFAVTLCLGGVIAAIARWRWPQVTGRNVPALAAGAIAAESLVGVLIGALKLLGVMS; encoded by the coding sequence GCGGCCTCGCCCGTGACCCCGCGCGCCGGGGTGGCGCACGTCGAGACGGTGCCGCGGGCACATCCCGCCGAGGGCGGCGAGCCCCGGGAGTCGACCGCGCGAGCGCTGGGCATGGGCGGCGTGATTGGCGCGCTCCTGGCGGTCACCAACGTGTCCATGGGGTTGAAGCTGGGCTGGTGGGAGAGCGGCTCGGTGATGGCGGCGGTGCTGGGCTTCGGAGGGATGGCGGCGGTGTCTCGCGCGCGGGGCTCGCCGTACACGCCGCTGGAGAACAACCTCACGCAGGTGACGGCGGTGTCGGTGGGCGCGATGCCCGCGGCGGCGGGGCTGCTGGGGCCCTTGCCCGCGCTGATGCTGCTGGGGATGGACGTGCCCGGCGTGGCCGTGGCGGCGTGGAGCGTGGCGCTGGGCATCCTCGGCGTGCTGGCCGCGCACCTGCTGCGGCGCCGGTTGATGGAGGAGGAGGCGCTGCCGTTCCCCACGGGCATCGCCACCGCGGAGCTCATCACCGCGATGCATGCCTCGGAGCCTCGGGCGAACAAGGGCCGCGGTGTGTGGCTGGTGGTGGCGGGGGTCGTGGCCACGGGCGTCACGGTGCTGCGGGACATCCTCCAGCGCCTTCCGGGCATGGTGGCCGTGCCGGGCTCGGTGGGGGGAGTTCCGGCCGCGTCGCTGGCGTGGGGCGTGGCGTGGAGTCCCATGCTGGTGGCGGTGGGGATGATGGCGGGGCTGCACCTGGGGCTGAGCATGCTGCTGGGCGCGCTCGTGGCGTGGGGGGGACTGTCGCCCTGGCTCGTGAGCACGGGCGTGGTGAAGGAGGCGGGCTACGACTCGCTGCTGTCGTGGCTCACCTGGCCCGGGGTGGGGTTGCTGGTGGGCTCGGCGCTGGTGTCGCTGCTGGCGCAGGCGCGCGACTTCCGGAGCGCGGCCAGGGACCTGCGCTCGCTGGGGCGCGGTGAGCTGCTGCCCCGGTGGGCCTGGGGGTGGGGCGCGGGCGCGGCGTTGCTGTCGCTGGGATTGGGCGTGGCGGTGTTCGGCCTGAGTGTGTCCCAGGTGTTGTTGTCACTGGCGCTGCTGTTGCCACTGTGTGCGGTGTGTGCCCGAGGCGCGGGCCAGGTGGATGTGTCGCCCGTGACGCAGGTGGGGCAGCTGTCCCAGGTGGCCGCGGGGGTGGCGCTGCCGGGGAGCGTGGCCTCCAACATCGGGGTGGGCGGGCTGGTATCGGGCGCCGCGGCGCAGACGGGCGTGAGCCTGTGGGCCCTCAAGGCGGGACACCTGCTGGGCGCCTCCTCGCGGCGGATGCTGGCGGCGCAGCTGTTGGGGGTGCTGGTGGGCTCGCTGGTGAGCGTGCCGGCCTATCTGCTGCTGACGCGGGCGTATGGCCTGGGCTCGCAGGCGCTGCCCGCGCCCTTCTCTCATCAGTTCCGCGCGGTGGCGGAGCTGGCGGCGCGCGGACTGGAGGGGATGCCGGCGCACGCGGCGCTCGCGGGCGCCGTGGCCGCGGGGGTGGGGGCGCTCCTGACGCTGCTGGCGCGGGGGCGCATGGCGCGGTGGGTGCCTTCTCCAGTGGCCATGGGCATCGGCTTCATTCTCCCCGCCTACTTCGCGGTGACGCTGTGTCTGGGAGGTGTCATCGCGGCCATTGCCCGGTGGCGGTGGCCCCAGGTGACGGGGCGCAACGTGCCCGCGCTGGCTGCGGGCGCCATCGCCGCGGAGTCCCTGGTGGGCGTGCTCATCGGCGCGCTCAAGCTGCTGGGCGTCATGTCCTGA
- a CDS encoding serine/threonine-protein kinase PknK — protein MPRCQTCGRRWEGSHAPCPPNAPSDGVGRLTPEELEPPRIPGYRVDGVLAHGGFGVLLGAWRETDQHRVAIKLARTGNALARAQLLRESAALRVLGPPTVPALYEVGVLAGDVRFLVMEHVPLPTLAERLARASGPVPAQELPALALSVADTVARVHEQGLAHCDLKPEHLFLNEDGGGQVRVFDFGLVRGTSPVEGATLPGEGLSVSDNSGFAGTAEYMAPEQCAGNSDVDTRTDVYALGVLLYEMLTGRPPFFGPTPDVLQAHLALRPPPPSDFAPVPPALEEVVLRCLAKERARRPEDAAALASALRAAFSHAHRPVDPVTPRPSAPGEPRPAQVRRSVAVLFLTSRANPVSVQKGLASYGGHLAFTDGPRIAAVFDPDVGENPVRRAMRAAEGLAERGLATHALVDVSAVTVQRRPTGTPRYLGAIFSRADRYPTGADAQGLLLSPAAAEAVPEVPCMDVPGHPGVLRPASPGAAPRPDITVLQLGSEVLVGRELELASLVDSARTAMGGAAPTLVTVMGERGLGKSHLAAALARELQVQLPLARIYSTRSREPVQGDPDGTLRTLLRCALNAFERDDTDTEEQGRAAIMLRLGPTLGTELWPGVAATLGWYAPGGPELQSWAAAPGALRSLAMRATGEMLASTARERPLCLVIDDAHFAEETALDALEYACLAEASVPIWVCVLARPGFEKSRPLWGTRAARQVTLSLRALSAPQAQEMCRMLLKPVENVPAQAVERIVERAQHVPLYMVELVRGLKRQGLVRQRAPGGSWYLVTDGLEKVPELRLVEWLADRELGALPPALAAHARLCALLGTDFTAATAEGVVRELERDGAAGGFPLDAGHATRRLLDSGLLVSHRLEGLSFRNELLRDAVAATLPAAERQRIHRAAYRYYLGHAGSSERQRLPRLALHAAAADMRDEAAALSIDLAESARGRHAFLEAEAMYTRALELLDTEDELRCLTALRGRGLMRIRIGRYDDSLADFAAALERARRRGDKRAEVELLLDEAMALDWVNDYPTSEARALEAQEKSASVGSPYVQGRLLLAVGRALFRKGEWAEAREPLEAAAEIARRLGDAGYETQVVSQLLLAVMLPNLGDIDETDRVLSEVVASCTERGDLFHLGSAINNRRNLWVARRDLANALKDQERFMHLGRELGMVGWEYFAEHNLGELHYQAGDAEAAAPHISRAITLERRHPEVASRPWALLLQARTLAWMGRQTRARELLAQVRQVLTEGRTGMELSPSEEVLISMVELATQDASAEDWRTLRERSSQVSVEQEPLEVLEMMGLAALRRGEPREAVHILTDALQLASRIPNLMEARLRRSLERARDLRENQRHSP, from the coding sequence GTGCCGCGCTGCCAGACATGTGGGCGGCGCTGGGAAGGCTCCCATGCGCCATGCCCGCCAAACGCTCCCTCGGACGGGGTCGGACGGCTGACGCCCGAGGAGCTGGAGCCGCCGCGCATCCCTGGCTATCGCGTCGATGGTGTCCTCGCGCATGGCGGCTTCGGCGTGCTGCTGGGAGCGTGGCGCGAAACGGACCAGCATCGGGTGGCCATCAAGCTGGCGCGGACGGGCAATGCCCTTGCGCGCGCACAGCTCCTCCGCGAGTCCGCCGCGCTGCGTGTGCTGGGGCCGCCCACCGTGCCCGCGCTGTATGAAGTGGGCGTGCTGGCCGGTGACGTGCGCTTCCTCGTCATGGAGCACGTGCCGCTGCCCACGCTGGCGGAGCGGCTGGCGCGTGCCTCGGGGCCCGTGCCGGCGCAGGAGCTCCCCGCGCTGGCCCTGTCCGTGGCGGACACCGTGGCGCGTGTCCATGAGCAGGGCCTGGCCCACTGTGACTTGAAGCCCGAGCACCTCTTCCTCAACGAGGACGGCGGCGGGCAGGTGCGTGTCTTCGACTTCGGCTTGGTGCGAGGCACCTCTCCCGTGGAGGGCGCCACGCTGCCCGGCGAGGGGCTCTCCGTCAGCGACAACTCCGGCTTCGCGGGCACCGCGGAGTACATGGCGCCCGAGCAGTGCGCGGGAAACTCGGACGTCGACACGCGCACGGACGTGTATGCGCTGGGCGTGCTGCTCTACGAGATGCTCACCGGCCGGCCGCCCTTCTTCGGCCCCACGCCGGACGTGCTGCAAGCGCACCTGGCCTTGCGCCCTCCGCCTCCGTCCGACTTCGCGCCGGTGCCTCCCGCGCTGGAGGAGGTCGTCCTGCGGTGTCTGGCCAAGGAGCGCGCCCGGCGGCCCGAGGATGCCGCCGCGCTGGCGAGCGCCCTGCGCGCGGCCTTCAGCCATGCGCACCGTCCCGTCGACCCGGTGACACCTCGGCCGTCGGCGCCGGGGGAGCCCAGGCCCGCGCAGGTGCGGCGCTCGGTGGCGGTGCTCTTCCTCACCTCGCGCGCCAACCCCGTCAGCGTGCAGAAGGGGCTGGCCTCCTACGGCGGACACCTGGCCTTCACGGACGGGCCGCGCATCGCCGCCGTGTTCGACCCGGACGTGGGAGAGAACCCCGTGCGCCGCGCCATGCGCGCCGCGGAGGGCCTGGCCGAGCGGGGCCTGGCCACCCACGCCCTGGTGGATGTGTCCGCCGTCACCGTGCAGCGCCGCCCCACCGGCACGCCGCGCTACCTGGGCGCCATCTTCTCGCGCGCGGACCGCTACCCCACGGGCGCCGACGCGCAGGGGCTCCTGCTGTCACCCGCCGCCGCGGAAGCGGTGCCCGAGGTGCCCTGCATGGACGTGCCCGGCCACCCCGGCGTGCTGCGTCCCGCGTCCCCGGGCGCGGCGCCGCGTCCGGACATCACCGTGCTGCAGTTGGGCAGCGAGGTGTTGGTGGGCCGCGAGCTGGAGCTGGCCTCGCTGGTGGACAGCGCCCGGACGGCGATGGGAGGAGCCGCGCCCACGCTGGTCACCGTCATGGGGGAGCGGGGGCTGGGCAAGAGCCACCTCGCCGCGGCGCTCGCCCGCGAGCTCCAGGTGCAGCTGCCGCTCGCGCGCATCTACAGCACCCGCTCGCGCGAGCCCGTGCAGGGCGACCCGGACGGCACGCTGCGCACGCTCCTGCGCTGCGCCCTCAACGCCTTCGAGCGCGACGACACGGACACGGAGGAGCAGGGCCGCGCGGCCATCATGCTGCGGCTGGGCCCCACGCTGGGCACGGAGCTGTGGCCCGGCGTGGCCGCGACGCTCGGGTGGTACGCACCGGGCGGGCCGGAGCTGCAGAGCTGGGCGGCGGCGCCCGGCGCGCTGCGCTCGCTGGCCATGCGCGCCACGGGGGAGATGCTCGCCTCCACCGCGCGCGAGCGTCCGCTGTGCCTGGTCATCGACGACGCGCACTTCGCGGAGGAGACCGCGCTGGACGCGCTGGAGTACGCGTGCCTGGCCGAGGCCAGCGTCCCCATCTGGGTGTGCGTGCTCGCGCGCCCGGGGTTCGAGAAGAGCCGCCCGCTGTGGGGGACTCGCGCGGCGCGGCAGGTCACCCTGTCCCTGCGCGCGCTCTCCGCGCCCCAGGCCCAGGAGATGTGCCGCATGCTCCTCAAGCCGGTGGAGAACGTGCCCGCGCAGGCGGTGGAGCGCATCGTCGAGCGCGCGCAGCACGTGCCGCTCTACATGGTGGAGCTGGTGCGCGGCCTCAAGCGCCAGGGCCTGGTGCGGCAGCGCGCGCCAGGGGGCAGCTGGTACCTGGTCACCGACGGCCTGGAGAAGGTGCCCGAGCTGCGGCTGGTGGAGTGGCTGGCGGACCGCGAGCTGGGAGCACTGCCACCCGCCCTGGCCGCGCACGCGAGGCTGTGCGCACTGCTGGGCACGGACTTCACCGCGGCCACCGCCGAGGGCGTGGTGCGGGAGCTGGAGCGCGACGGCGCGGCCGGAGGCTTCCCGCTGGATGCGGGCCATGCCACGCGGCGGCTGCTCGACTCGGGGCTCCTCGTCTCGCACCGGCTGGAGGGCTTGAGCTTCCGCAACGAGCTCCTGCGCGACGCGGTGGCGGCCACGCTCCCCGCCGCCGAGCGCCAGCGCATCCACCGCGCGGCCTATCGCTACTACCTGGGCCACGCGGGCTCGAGCGAGCGGCAGCGCCTGCCCCGCCTCGCGCTGCACGCCGCCGCCGCGGACATGCGCGACGAGGCCGCCGCGCTCTCCATCGACCTGGCCGAGTCCGCGCGCGGACGCCACGCGTTCCTCGAAGCGGAGGCCATGTACACGCGCGCGCTGGAGCTGCTGGACACCGAGGACGAGCTGCGCTGCCTCACCGCGCTGCGGGGCCGGGGGCTGATGCGCATCCGCATCGGCCGGTATGACGACTCGCTGGCGGACTTCGCCGCCGCCCTTGAGCGCGCGCGCCGACGGGGCGACAAGCGGGCGGAGGTGGAGCTGCTGCTCGACGAGGCCATGGCCCTGGACTGGGTGAATGACTATCCCACCAGCGAGGCCCGCGCGCTGGAGGCGCAGGAGAAGTCCGCGAGCGTGGGCTCTCCCTACGTGCAGGGCCGGCTGCTGCTCGCGGTGGGCCGCGCGCTGTTCCGCAAGGGCGAATGGGCGGAGGCCCGCGAGCCGCTGGAGGCCGCGGCGGAGATTGCCCGGCGCCTGGGCGACGCGGGCTACGAGACGCAGGTGGTGTCGCAGCTCCTGCTCGCCGTCATGCTCCCCAACCTGGGCGACATCGACGAGACGGACCGGGTGCTCTCCGAGGTCGTCGCCTCGTGCACGGAGCGCGGAGACCTCTTCCACCTGGGCAGCGCCATCAACAACCGCCGCAACCTGTGGGTGGCGCGGAGGGACCTGGCCAACGCGCTGAAGGACCAGGAGCGCTTCATGCACCTGGGGCGCGAGCTGGGCATGGTGGGCTGGGAGTACTTCGCCGAGCACAACCTCGGTGAGCTGCACTACCAAGCCGGAGACGCCGAGGCCGCCGCGCCCCACATCTCGCGGGCCATCACCCTGGAGCGCAGACACCCCGAGGTCGCGTCGCGCCCCTGGGCCCTGCTGCTCCAGGCGCGCACGCTCGCGTGGATGGGGCGACAGACGCGGGCGCGCGAGCTGCTCGCGCAGGTGCGGCAGGTGCTCACCGAGGGCCGCACCGGCATGGAGCTGAGCCCGTCGGAGGAGGTGCTCATCTCCATGGTGGAGCTCGCCACGCAGGACGCCTCGGCGGAGGACTGGCGCACCCTGCGGGAGCGCTCCAGCCAGGTGTCCGTGGAGCAGGAGCCGCTCGAGGTGCTGGAGATGATGGGCCTGGCGGCGCTGCGGCGCGGTGAGCCCCGCGAGGCCGTGCACATCCTGACGGACGCGCTCCAGCTGGCCTCGCGGATTCCCAACCTCATGGAGGCCCGCCTGCGCCGCTCACTGGAGCGCGCGCGGGACCTCAGGGAAAATCAAAGACACTCTCCATGA
- a CDS encoding DUF1428 domain-containing protein, whose translation MSYTAPMAYVDGFLLPVPTKNLAAYRKVSRQAGKIWMEYGALAYTECVADDLDDERRAMFARSVKLKPDETLVFSWILYKSRAERNRINKKVTADPRLKAPEAMPFDMKRMVWGGFKTLVQL comes from the coding sequence GTGAGCTACACTGCCCCCATGGCCTATGTGGATGGTTTCCTGTTGCCGGTGCCCACGAAGAACCTCGCCGCCTACCGCAAGGTGTCTCGTCAGGCGGGCAAGATTTGGATGGAGTACGGCGCCTTGGCTTACACCGAGTGCGTCGCGGATGACCTCGACGACGAGCGCCGGGCCATGTTCGCCCGGAGCGTGAAGTTGAAGCCAGATGAGACGCTGGTGTTCTCCTGGATTCTCTACAAGTCGCGCGCGGAGCGGAACCGCATCAACAAGAAGGTGACGGCGGACCCTCGGCTGAAGGCCCCGGAGGCCATGCCCTTCGACATGAAGCGCATGGTGTGGGGCGGCTTCAAGACGCTGGTGCAACTGTAG
- a CDS encoding Do family serine endopeptidase, translated as MACSLPSRRFLGALALLPVATLGFGCGQAQALGAPNPAAVTSAAAATTPSGVAVQPARFNPATAGTVTSLAPLVDSVKGSVVYVEVQSRPRRMSGMQGLPPGFAERFGMPPGMEGNSQPRQGLGSGFIIDPSGTVLTNNHVVEDADVVRVKLQDGRSFEAEVLGRDPLTDVALLKLKGAPGNLPAVPLGDSDAVRVGDAVMAIGNPFGLDYSVSAGILSARARNIHAGPYDDFLQTDAAINPGNSGGPLFNMRGEVIGMNTAIIGGASGIGFAVPSKLIQALLPQLQETGVVRRGWLGLAIQDLTPELARALKVDANKGAVVAGVNRGGPGDRGGLREEDIITSVGGRAVDSAGALTRAVALLKPDSRVKVELMRGGKPLTVDVTLGTRPAQRGEEEVTPRNAPSPTTRRLGIGLRDAEGSGAQITAVEPGSPAERAGLMPGMVLVQVGDGKVGSASEAANILSSAKSGAALLLRVRAPDSDATVLRALEVP; from the coding sequence ATGGCCTGCTCGCTCCCCTCTCGCCGCTTCCTTGGCGCCTTGGCTCTCCTGCCCGTCGCGACGCTGGGCTTCGGGTGTGGACAGGCCCAGGCGCTCGGCGCGCCCAACCCCGCCGCCGTCACGTCGGCAGCAGCCGCCACCACGCCGTCGGGCGTGGCCGTGCAGCCCGCGCGCTTCAACCCCGCGACCGCCGGCACCGTGACGTCGCTCGCGCCGCTGGTCGACTCGGTGAAGGGCTCCGTCGTCTACGTCGAGGTGCAGTCGCGCCCCCGCCGCATGTCCGGCATGCAGGGCCTGCCGCCCGGCTTCGCGGAGCGCTTCGGCATGCCGCCCGGCATGGAGGGCAACTCACAGCCTCGCCAGGGCTTGGGCTCGGGCTTCATCATCGACCCCTCCGGCACCGTCCTCACCAACAACCACGTGGTGGAGGACGCGGACGTCGTGCGCGTGAAGCTGCAGGACGGACGCTCCTTCGAGGCCGAGGTGCTCGGAAGAGACCCGCTCACCGACGTGGCGCTGCTCAAGCTCAAGGGCGCGCCCGGAAACCTCCCGGCCGTGCCGCTGGGTGACTCGGACGCGGTGCGCGTGGGCGACGCGGTGATGGCCATCGGCAACCCGTTCGGCCTGGACTACAGCGTCAGCGCCGGCATCCTCTCCGCTCGCGCCCGCAACATCCACGCGGGCCCCTACGACGACTTCCTCCAGACGGACGCGGCCATCAACCCCGGCAACTCCGGCGGCCCGCTGTTCAACATGCGCGGGGAAGTCATCGGCATGAACACCGCCATCATCGGCGGCGCCAGCGGCATCGGCTTCGCCGTGCCCAGCAAGCTCATCCAGGCGCTCTTGCCCCAGCTCCAGGAGACGGGCGTGGTGCGCCGCGGCTGGCTGGGCCTGGCCATCCAGGACCTCACGCCCGAGCTGGCGCGCGCCCTCAAGGTGGACGCCAACAAGGGCGCGGTGGTGGCCGGCGTCAACCGAGGCGGCCCCGGTGACCGCGGCGGCCTGCGAGAAGAGGACATCATCACCTCCGTCGGAGGCCGCGCGGTGGACTCGGCTGGAGCCCTCACCCGCGCCGTGGCGCTGCTCAAGCCCGACAGTCGCGTGAAGGTGGAGCTGATGCGCGGCGGCAAGCCCCTGACGGTGGACGTGACGCTGGGCACGCGCCCCGCCCAGCGCGGCGAGGAGGAAGTCACCCCGCGCAACGCGCCTTCGCCCACCACGCGCAGGCTGGGCATCGGCCTGCGGGACGCGGAGGGCTCCGGCGCTCAAATCACCGCGGTGGAGCCCGGCAGCCCCGCCGAGCGCGCGGGCCTGATGCCCGGCATGGTGCTGGTGCAGGTGGGTGACGGCAAGGTGGGCAGCGCGTCCGAAGCGGCCAACATCCTGTCGTCCGCGAAGTCCGGCGCCGCGCTGCTGTTGCGCGTGCGCGCCCCGGACTCCGACGCCACCGTCCTGCGCGCCCTCGAAGTTCCGTAA
- a CDS encoding response regulator, with amino-acid sequence MERDEEQTQSSEWPWPVEAETGRRARVLVAEDQPEMRALLHRALKRRGYEVVEASDGPGLVQAIIDGLLAEQTLVPDLIITDVRMPGYSGLEVVARLRREGWKTPVILITAFGDAQLHQEAELLGAARVLDKPFAMEDLCGAAEALVPPVR; translated from the coding sequence ATGGAGCGCGACGAGGAGCAGACGCAGTCGAGTGAGTGGCCGTGGCCGGTGGAGGCGGAGACGGGGCGGCGGGCGCGGGTGTTGGTGGCGGAGGACCAGCCGGAGATGCGGGCGCTCCTGCATCGGGCGCTGAAGCGCCGGGGCTACGAGGTGGTGGAGGCCTCGGATGGGCCGGGCCTGGTGCAGGCCATCATCGATGGGCTGCTGGCCGAGCAGACGCTGGTTCCGGACCTCATCATCACGGACGTGCGGATGCCTGGGTATTCGGGCCTGGAGGTGGTGGCTCGGCTGCGGCGCGAGGGGTGGAAGACGCCGGTCATCCTGATTACAGCGTTCGGGGATGCGCAGCTGCATCAGGAAGCGGAGCTGTTGGGCGCGGCGCGGGTGTTGGACAAGCCGTTCGCGATGGAGGATTTGTGTGGCGCGGCGGAGGCGCTCGTTCCTCCGGTCCGTTGA
- a CDS encoding lysylphosphatidylglycerol synthase domain-containing protein: protein MSRALLRRGVLALLPLVLLSLAFLVMRHELRELSAAAMMRALTSIPRERIAWAVVCAASNYLALTLYDVLALRHLGRRLPYRQVGFTSFVGYAFGHNIGMSFLTGGGVRYRLYSARGLSAWDVARVGTFNALTFWSGLLAVAGVALVVDAGQGAMSALSLRPGVARGLGLGMLGVLGAYLVACARVRRTLKVPRLGVELSLPTWRLAVAQVVVSCLDWTLGAMVLWVLLPQGVGIQPASMVALFAVAQLLGIASQVPGGLGVFDSVILAALTPEVPGAVVLGTLVVYRVVYYLLPFAVASLMLAGHELSLHRGQVAQWRGRRRQAG, encoded by the coding sequence GTGTCCCGGGCCTTGTTGAGGCGAGGGGTCCTCGCCTTGTTGCCGTTGGTGTTGTTGTCGTTGGCGTTCCTGGTCATGCGGCACGAGCTGCGTGAGCTGAGCGCGGCGGCGATGATGCGGGCGTTGACGTCGATTCCTCGCGAGCGCATCGCGTGGGCGGTGGTGTGCGCGGCGAGCAACTACCTGGCGTTGACGTTGTATGACGTCTTGGCGTTGAGGCACCTGGGGCGGCGGTTGCCGTACCGGCAGGTGGGCTTCACGTCCTTCGTCGGCTATGCGTTTGGCCACAACATCGGGATGTCTTTCCTGACGGGCGGCGGCGTTCGCTACCGGCTGTATTCGGCGCGCGGGTTGAGTGCGTGGGATGTGGCGCGGGTGGGGACGTTCAACGCGCTGACGTTCTGGTCGGGGTTGTTGGCGGTGGCGGGGGTGGCGCTGGTGGTGGACGCGGGGCAGGGGGCGATGTCCGCGCTGTCGTTGAGGCCAGGGGTGGCGCGGGGGTTGGGGTTGGGGATGTTGGGGGTGTTGGGGGCGTACCTGGTGGCGTGCGCGCGGGTGAGGCGGACGCTGAAGGTGCCGAGGTTGGGGGTGGAGTTGTCGTTGCCGACGTGGAGGCTGGCGGTGGCGCAGGTGGTGGTGTCGTGTCTGGACTGGACGTTGGGGGCGATGGTGTTGTGGGTGCTGTTGCCGCAGGGGGTGGGGATTCAGCCCGCGAGCATGGTGGCGTTGTTCGCGGTGGCGCAGTTGTTGGGGATCGCGAGCCAGGTGCCGGGTGGGCTGGGAGTGTTCGACTCGGTGATTCTGGCGGCGCTGACGCCCGAGGTGCCCGGGGCGGTGGTGCTGGGCACGCTGGTGGTGTACCGCGTCGTCTATTACCTGCTGCCTTTCGCCGTGGCCTCGCTGATGCTGGCGGGCCATGAGCTGTCATTGCATCGAGGACAGGTGGCGCAGTGGCGGGGGCGCAGAAGGCAGGCGGGGTGA
- a CDS encoding glutaminyl-peptide cyclotransferase → MNPTAWLSALGVLVMGMSNGCGGAPAHRRVTENTLSRKVARIVKEYPHSTEAFTQGLVFHQGRLFESTGHQGTLREISLESATPLWMERLGDIFAEGLATDGEHLYQLTWTEGQLFTWSGLPPTRLRTTRYSGEGWGLCYWQGKLIRSDGSSTLTFHAPDTFEPLSTLEVTLNGQPQDQLNELECANGVIYANVWHSAYVLEIDPTSGHVTGLIDASALVRAAGPQLNRPDAVLNGIAVEPGTGRMLMTGKLWPKLFEVRLDPVD, encoded by the coding sequence ATGAATCCAACAGCATGGCTGTCGGCGCTGGGTGTTCTGGTCATGGGGATGAGTAACGGCTGTGGTGGGGCGCCGGCGCACCGGCGTGTGACCGAGAACACGCTCTCGCGGAAGGTGGCGCGCATCGTGAAGGAGTATCCGCACTCCACCGAGGCCTTCACCCAGGGCCTCGTCTTCCACCAGGGCCGTCTGTTCGAGAGCACCGGCCACCAAGGCACCCTGCGCGAAATCTCCCTCGAGTCCGCCACCCCACTCTGGATGGAGCGCCTGGGAGACATCTTCGCGGAGGGCCTCGCCACCGACGGCGAGCACCTCTACCAGCTCACCTGGACCGAAGGTCAGCTCTTCACCTGGAGCGGCCTGCCCCCCACACGCCTGCGCACCACGCGCTACTCCGGCGAGGGCTGGGGCCTCTGCTACTGGCAGGGCAAGCTCATCCGCAGCGACGGCTCCTCCACGCTGACCTTCCACGCCCCCGACACCTTCGAGCCCCTGAGCACCCTCGAGGTCACCCTCAACGGCCAACCCCAGGACCAGCTCAACGAGCTCGAGTGCGCCAACGGCGTCATCTACGCCAACGTCTGGCACTCCGCCTACGTCCTCGAAATCGACCCCACCAGCGGCCACGTCACGGGCCTCATCGACGCCTCCGCCCTCGTGCGCGCCGCAGGCCCCCAGCTCAACCGCCCCGATGCCGTCCTCAACGGCATCGCCGTGGAGCCCGGCACCGGACGCATGCTGATGACCGGCAAGCTCTGGCCCAAGCTCTTCGAAGTGCGCCTGGACCCCGTGGACTGA